One part of the Roseomonas gilardii genome encodes these proteins:
- the cydB gene encoding cytochrome d ubiquinol oxidase subunit II: MLDPHVLAFIWAFLIAVAVFVYVCLDGFDLGIGILFPVMPRKEDRDVAVNSIAPVWDGNETWLVLGGVGLMPAFPLAFSIILPALYLPVILMLLALVFRGVSFEMRFRAANETQQKWWDRAFSWGSYVATFCQGIALGAFVQGIHVENNAYAGGWWDWLTPFSLLTGLALVTGYGVLGACWLLWKTEGALHDRARHQAGSMMAVLLCFIFVVSVTMPFLQPAFAARWLGFPNIVLAAPVPVIVVALAWLYFRAVRDADQHGLWADAKPFVLALCIFLITYVGFGISMYPHIVPPSVTIWQAAAPASSQIFLLVGAVVLLPIILGYTGYVYWLFRGKVRAGAGYH; the protein is encoded by the coding sequence ATGCTCGACCCCCATGTCCTGGCCTTCATCTGGGCCTTCCTCATCGCCGTCGCGGTCTTCGTCTATGTCTGCCTCGACGGCTTCGACCTCGGCATCGGCATCCTTTTCCCGGTCATGCCGCGCAAGGAGGACCGGGACGTGGCGGTGAACAGCATCGCCCCGGTCTGGGACGGCAACGAGACCTGGCTGGTGCTGGGCGGCGTCGGGCTGATGCCCGCCTTCCCGCTCGCCTTCTCGATCATCCTGCCGGCGCTCTACCTGCCCGTCATCCTGATGCTGCTCGCCCTGGTCTTCCGCGGCGTCTCCTTCGAGATGCGCTTCCGCGCCGCCAACGAGACGCAGCAGAAATGGTGGGACCGCGCCTTCTCCTGGGGCTCCTACGTCGCCACCTTCTGCCAGGGCATCGCGCTCGGCGCCTTCGTGCAGGGTATCCATGTCGAGAACAACGCCTATGCCGGCGGCTGGTGGGACTGGCTGACGCCCTTCTCCCTGCTTACCGGCCTGGCGCTCGTCACCGGCTATGGCGTGCTCGGCGCCTGCTGGCTGCTGTGGAAGACCGAGGGCGCGCTGCACGACCGCGCCCGGCACCAGGCCGGCAGCATGATGGCCGTGCTGCTCTGCTTCATCTTCGTGGTGTCGGTCACCATGCCCTTCCTGCAACCCGCCTTCGCGGCGCGCTGGCTGGGCTTCCCCAACATCGTCCTCGCCGCGCCGGTGCCGGTCATCGTGGTCGCGCTGGCCTGGCTGTACTTCCGCGCGGTGCGGGATGCGGACCAGCACGGGCTCTGGGCGGATGCGAAGCCCTTCGTGCTGGCGCTGTGCATCTTCCTGATCACCTATGTCGGCTTCGGCATCAGCATGTACCCGCATATCGTGCCGCCCTCGGTCACCATCTGGCAGGCGGCGGCCCCGGCCTCCTCGCAGATCTTCCTGCTGGTCGGCGCCGTGGTGCTGCTGCCGATCATCCTGGGCTACACGGGCTATGTGTACTGGCTCTTCCGGGGCAAGGTCCGGGCCGGTGCCGGGTATCACTGA
- a CDS encoding class I SAM-dependent methyltransferase produces MAQNIYDKPEFFAGYSRLDRSVHGLDGAPEWPAIQAMLPDLRGRRVVDLGCGFGWFARWAAEQGARQVLGFDLSERMLERARAETSHPAVAYERADLESLELPMAGFDLAYSSLAFHYIADFPRLVRMLFHAIAPGGHLVFTIEHPIYMASLNPGWLLRDDGTRYWPVDHYAVEGERRTDWLADGVVKQHRMLGTTVNALIGAGFTLRALREWSPAPEQLAARPTLAEEMDRPMMALLAAQR; encoded by the coding sequence ATGGCCCAGAACATCTATGACAAGCCGGAGTTCTTCGCGGGCTACAGCCGCCTGGACCGTTCCGTCCACGGGCTGGACGGGGCTCCCGAATGGCCGGCCATCCAGGCGATGCTGCCGGATCTGCGCGGGCGGCGCGTCGTCGATCTCGGCTGCGGCTTCGGCTGGTTCGCCCGCTGGGCGGCGGAACAGGGGGCCCGCCAAGTGCTGGGGTTCGACCTGTCGGAGCGGATGCTGGAGCGGGCCAGGGCGGAAACGTCGCATCCCGCCGTGGCCTATGAACGGGCCGACCTGGAAAGCCTGGAACTGCCCATGGCGGGCTTCGACCTCGCCTACAGCTCACTCGCCTTCCACTACATCGCGGATTTTCCGCGGCTGGTCCGGATGCTGTTCCATGCCATCGCGCCCGGCGGGCATCTCGTCTTCACCATCGAGCACCCGATCTACATGGCCTCCCTGAATCCGGGCTGGCTGCTCCGGGACGACGGCACCCGCTACTGGCCGGTGGACCATTACGCAGTGGAGGGGGAGCGCCGCACGGACTGGCTGGCGGACGGGGTGGTGAAGCAGCACCGGATGCTGGGCACCACGGTGAATGCGCTGATCGGAGCCGGCTTCACGCTCCGGGCGCTCCGGGAATGGTCCCCGGCGCCGGAACAGCTCGCGGCGCGGCCCACCCTGGCGGAGGAGATGGACCGGCCGATGATGGCGCTCCTCGCCGCGCAACGGTAG
- a CDS encoding cytochrome ubiquinol oxidase subunit I has product MIESLLPSALDLARFQFAFVVVWHFLFPAFTIGLASYLAVLEARWLWTGNAVYLDTFRYWLKIFAIAFAMGVVSGIVMSYQFGTNWSELSRRAGPILGPLLGYEVLTAFFLEAGFLGVMLFGLERVGKGLHFTATCLVAIGTCFSAFWILAANSWMQTPQGFSIAPDGSFHPEDWWAIIFNPSFPYRFLHTVTGAYLTTALIVGAVGAFHVLRERRNDTLGTREANPRARVMFSMAMWMLTIVAPIQAVLGDLHGGNTFHHQPAKLAAMEGHFETERGAPAILFGIPSAEEERTRLQVGIPNLASLYLTHSWTGEVRGLKDLPRDHWPTNIPLVFFAFRIMVALGLLMIGLGLSSLVLRLRGRLYDTPWVLRAAIAMGPAGLVAVTAGWIVTEAGRQPFTVYGHLTTANSVAPIGAPAVATSLVAFAIVYFIVFGAGIWFLFRLFSQTPQAHEEGPPTDKPIRSAGTTPAPSAQRGPDPRPQTQPAE; this is encoded by the coding sequence ATGATCGAGTCCCTGCTGCCCAGCGCGCTGGACCTCGCCCGCTTCCAGTTCGCCTTCGTGGTGGTCTGGCACTTCCTCTTCCCCGCCTTCACCATCGGCCTCGCCTCCTATCTCGCGGTGCTGGAGGCGCGCTGGCTCTGGACGGGGAATGCCGTCTATCTCGATACCTTCCGCTACTGGCTGAAGATCTTCGCGATCGCCTTCGCCATGGGCGTGGTCTCGGGCATCGTCATGTCCTACCAGTTCGGCACCAACTGGTCGGAGCTCTCGCGCCGGGCCGGGCCGATCCTGGGGCCGCTGCTGGGCTACGAGGTCCTGACCGCCTTCTTCCTGGAGGCCGGCTTCCTCGGCGTGATGCTCTTCGGGCTGGAGCGCGTGGGCAAGGGGCTGCACTTCACCGCCACCTGCCTGGTCGCGATCGGCACCTGCTTCTCCGCCTTCTGGATCCTCGCCGCCAATTCCTGGATGCAGACGCCGCAGGGCTTCAGCATCGCCCCCGACGGCAGCTTCCATCCGGAGGACTGGTGGGCGATCATCTTCAACCCCTCCTTCCCCTACCGCTTCCTGCACACCGTCACCGGCGCCTATCTCACCACCGCGCTGATCGTCGGCGCGGTCGGCGCCTTCCACGTGCTGCGGGAGCGGCGCAACGACACGCTCGGCACGCGGGAGGCCAATCCGCGCGCCCGGGTGATGTTCTCCATGGCGATGTGGATGCTCACCATCGTGGCGCCCATCCAGGCGGTGCTGGGCGACCTGCATGGCGGCAACACCTTCCACCACCAGCCGGCCAAGCTTGCCGCCATGGAGGGGCATTTCGAGACGGAGCGCGGTGCCCCCGCCATCCTCTTCGGCATCCCCTCGGCGGAGGAGGAGCGCACGCGGCTGCAGGTCGGCATCCCCAACCTCGCCAGCCTCTACCTCACCCATAGCTGGACCGGCGAGGTGCGCGGGCTGAAGGACCTGCCGCGCGACCACTGGCCCACCAACATCCCGCTGGTCTTCTTCGCCTTCCGCATCATGGTGGCGCTCGGCCTGCTGATGATCGGGCTGGGGCTGAGCAGCCTCGTGCTGCGCCTGCGCGGGCGGCTCTATGACACGCCCTGGGTGTTGCGCGCCGCCATCGCCATGGGCCCGGCCGGGCTGGTCGCGGTCACGGCGGGCTGGATCGTAACCGAGGCGGGGCGGCAGCCCTTCACCGTCTATGGCCACCTGACCACGGCCAACAGCGTCGCGCCGATCGGCGCGCCGGCCGTGGCCACCTCGCTCGTGGCCTTCGCCATCGTCTATTTCATCGTCTTCGGCGCCGGGATCTGGTTCCTCTTCCGCCTCTTCTCGCAGACGCCGCAGGCGCACGAGGAAGGGCCGCCCACCGACAAGCCGATCCGCTCGGCGGGCACCACCCCCGCTCCCTCGGCCCAGCGTGGGCCGGACCCGCGTCCCCAGACCCAACCGGCGGAGTGA
- a CDS encoding lysophospholipid acyltransferase family protein has product MAEDPLALYDARWHGFFRRAFTRFGRRHMRALRLARWGQPDPGPPGTPLVVFANHPSWWDGVAFMLLSTALLPRQRTFIPMEAEALSRYRFMRRLGVFGVESGTPRGAASFLRTARGVLAVPGHALWINAPGRFQDVRERPVGIVPGLLRLPEIAPAARFLPLALEYPFWTERKPEMLAGFGPPIPGAELAAMTRDERAERLRAALTATMDRLAGDAVARDGDRFTTLLQGREGMGGAYDLWRRLRALASGQGFDARHAR; this is encoded by the coding sequence ATGGCGGAGGACCCGCTCGCGCTCTACGACGCGCGCTGGCACGGCTTCTTCCGCCGGGCCTTCACCCGCTTCGGCCGCCGCCATATGCGGGCGCTGCGCCTCGCCCGCTGGGGGCAGCCCGATCCCGGCCCGCCCGGCACGCCGCTGGTGGTCTTCGCCAACCACCCCTCCTGGTGGGACGGCGTGGCCTTCATGCTGCTCTCCACCGCCCTGCTCCCCCGGCAGCGCACCTTCATCCCGATGGAGGCGGAGGCCCTGTCCCGCTACCGCTTCATGCGCCGGCTCGGCGTCTTCGGCGTGGAAAGCGGCACGCCACGCGGCGCGGCCTCCTTCCTGCGCACGGCGCGGGGGGTGCTGGCCGTGCCGGGCCATGCCCTGTGGATCAACGCGCCCGGCCGCTTCCAGGATGTGCGGGAACGGCCCGTGGGCATCGTGCCCGGCCTGCTGCGCCTGCCGGAAATCGCCCCCGCCGCGCGCTTCCTGCCGCTGGCGCTGGAATACCCCTTCTGGACGGAGCGCAAGCCCGAGATGCTCGCCGGTTTCGGCCCCCCCATCCCCGGCGCCGAGCTGGCGGCGATGACCCGCGACGAACGTGCGGAGCGGCTGCGCGCGGCGCTCACCGCCACCATGGACCGCCTGGCGGGCGATGCCGTCGCGCGCGACGGCGACCGCTTCACCACCCTGTTGCAGGGGCGGGAGGGCATGGGTGGCGCCTACGACCTCTGGCGCCGCCTGCGCGCCCTGGCCAGCGGGCAGGGCTTCGACGCGCGGCACGCCCGATGA
- a CDS encoding FAD-dependent oxidoreductase → MGKALVVGGGIMGLCSARALHRAGWAVELLEQDACPNPRGSSVDHHRLIRHAYGAEAVYMRMVDRAHRAWDRLFAAIGEAPYIPTGTLMLADAQDSWLAASRTALGSAGHRMEEIPPAGLTARFPMLDPAGLAEATLVPTGGVLLAERIVAGLARHLEAAGVTLRRARVEAVDPARGQARLADGRVAEADLLVLAAGPWTAALLPELAPRATPSRQIVVFLEPPAAHRAAWEAGPMLLDLSPSGGFYAVPPVAGTPLKIGDHRFSMRGDPEDPREASAAEAEEILALARPRLRDAAGYRVLGARACYYEVAPEERITLARPGERCLALCGTSGHGFKFGPVLGEALAAAAARPEHLPALAAWVAGRADLPPHLLPEG, encoded by the coding sequence ATGGGCAAGGCGCTGGTGGTCGGCGGTGGCATCATGGGGCTCTGCTCCGCCCGGGCGCTGCACCGGGCGGGCTGGGCGGTGGAACTGCTGGAACAGGATGCCTGCCCCAACCCGCGCGGCTCCTCGGTGGACCATCACCGGCTGATCCGCCACGCCTATGGGGCGGAGGCGGTCTATATGCGGATGGTGGACCGCGCCCACCGGGCCTGGGACCGCCTCTTCGCCGCCATCGGGGAGGCGCCCTACATCCCCACCGGCACGCTGATGCTGGCGGATGCGCAGGACAGTTGGCTGGCCGCCAGCCGCACCGCCCTGGGATCGGCAGGGCACCGGATGGAGGAGATCCCGCCCGCCGGCCTCACCGCCCGCTTCCCCATGCTCGACCCGGCCGGACTCGCCGAGGCGACCCTGGTGCCCACGGGCGGGGTGCTGCTGGCGGAACGCATCGTGGCCGGGCTGGCGCGCCATCTGGAGGCCGCCGGCGTCACGCTGCGCCGGGCGCGGGTGGAGGCGGTGGACCCGGCGCGGGGCCAGGCGAGGCTCGCGGACGGCAGGGTGGCGGAGGCCGACCTGCTGGTCCTGGCCGCCGGCCCCTGGACCGCCGCCCTGCTGCCGGAACTCGCCCCGCGCGCCACGCCCTCGCGCCAGATCGTGGTCTTCCTGGAACCGCCCGCCGCGCATCGTGCCGCCTGGGAGGCCGGGCCGATGCTGCTGGACCTCTCGCCCAGCGGCGGCTTCTACGCCGTGCCGCCGGTGGCCGGCACGCCGCTGAAGATCGGCGACCACCGTTTCTCGATGCGCGGCGATCCGGAGGACCCGCGCGAGGCCAGCGCGGCGGAGGCGGAGGAGATCCTGGCCCTCGCCCGCCCGCGCCTGCGCGATGCCGCGGGCTACCGGGTGCTGGGCGCCCGCGCCTGCTACTACGAGGTCGCGCCGGAGGAGCGCATCACGCTGGCCCGGCCCGGGGAGCGCTGCCTCGCCCTCTGCGGCACCTCCGGCCATGGCTTCAAGTTCGGCCCGGTCCTGGGCGAGGCGCTGGCTGCCGCGGCCGCCCGGCCGGAACACCTCCCCGCCCTGGCCGCCTGGGTGGCCGGGCGGGCCGATCTCCCGCCGCACCTGCTCCCCGAAGGCTGA
- a CDS encoding glycosyltransferase, with the protein MSLSLFLQVLALALVLFPVGMALLNAILLPRPKAPDRGTEPAGELVSILIPARDEAAHIAACVQAALASAGVAVEVLVMDDGSRDGTAAIVEALAERDPRLRLLRAPPLPPGWTGKVHACARLAEAARGGHLLFIDADVRLAPQAAVALADHARRHRLTLASGVPRQEIGTLGEALTVPAINLLMLGYLPGAGRAFTRHPALAAACGQLILVEAGAYRASGGHAALRGVLHDGLALARRLRAAGHRTEVVAGAHLATCRMYRGFRESWNGFLKNAREGMATPLGLPVWTIVLLGGHVLPWLLLPAPLAALALLLGYALRGLITWMSREPSWTIPLHPATVLVALAIQWTALVRSALGHRAAWKGRAYSAGGGAFE; encoded by the coding sequence ATGAGCCTGTCGCTGTTCCTGCAGGTCCTGGCCCTGGCGCTGGTGCTCTTCCCGGTCGGCATGGCCCTGCTCAACGCCATCCTGCTTCCGCGCCCGAAGGCACCGGATCGCGGCACGGAACCGGCGGGTGAACTGGTCTCGATCCTCATCCCCGCCCGCGACGAGGCCGCCCATATCGCCGCCTGCGTCCAGGCCGCCCTGGCCTCGGCCGGCGTGGCGGTGGAGGTGCTGGTGATGGACGACGGCTCCCGCGACGGCACCGCCGCCATCGTGGAAGCCCTGGCGGAGCGCGACCCCCGCCTGCGCCTGCTGCGAGCCCCGCCCCTGCCTCCGGGCTGGACCGGCAAGGTCCATGCCTGCGCCCGCCTCGCCGAGGCGGCGCGGGGTGGGCACCTGCTCTTCATCGACGCCGATGTGCGCCTCGCCCCCCAGGCGGCGGTCGCCCTGGCCGACCATGCGCGCCGGCACCGGCTGACCCTCGCGAGCGGCGTGCCCCGTCAGGAGATCGGCACGCTGGGCGAGGCGCTGACGGTCCCGGCGATCAACCTGCTGATGCTGGGCTACCTGCCCGGCGCCGGGCGCGCCTTCACCCGCCACCCGGCGCTCGCCGCCGCCTGCGGGCAGCTCATTCTGGTGGAGGCCGGCGCCTATCGCGCCAGCGGCGGCCACGCGGCGCTGCGCGGCGTGCTGCATGACGGCCTGGCCCTCGCCCGCCGCCTCCGCGCCGCCGGCCACCGGACGGAGGTGGTGGCGGGCGCGCATCTCGCCACCTGCCGCATGTACCGGGGCTTCCGCGAAAGCTGGAACGGCTTCCTCAAGAACGCCCGCGAAGGCATGGCGACCCCCCTCGGCCTGCCCGTCTGGACGATCGTGCTCCTCGGCGGCCATGTCCTGCCCTGGCTGCTGCTGCCCGCCCCGCTGGCCGCCCTGGCCCTGCTCCTGGGCTACGCCCTGCGCGGGCTGATCACCTGGATGTCCCGCGAACCCTCCTGGACCATCCCCCTCCACCCCGCCACCGTGCTGGTTGCCCTGGCGATCCAGTGGACCGCCCTGGTCCGCTCCGCCCTCGGCCACCGCGCCGCCTGGAAAGGCCGCGCCTACTCCGCCGGCGGCGGGGCTTTCGAGTGA
- a CDS encoding DUF2474 family protein: MPGITEMAAAPGRWRRLGWFVLLWACGVLAVGAVGFLIRGVLHP, from the coding sequence GTGCCGGGTATCACTGAGATGGCGGCGGCGCCCGGCCGCTGGCGCCGCCTCGGCTGGTTCGTGCTGCTCTGGGCCTGCGGCGTGCTGGCGGTCGGCGCCGTGGGCTTCCTGATTCGCGGCGTGCTGCATCCCTGA
- the crtI gene encoding phytoene desaturase family protein, whose translation MNAPLYAPSIRSDRPQAVVIGAGPGGLAAAMLLAARGVRVTVLEKDSMVGGRNRRLEAPGGYRFDLGPTFFLYPRILEEIFRDCGAELRDEVELLRLDPQYRLLFEQGDGGVTLDATSDLDRMEAEIAKLDPRDAGNLRRFLADNRAKLKSFRPVLERAFTRAADMMAPDLLRALPHLRPAKSVDGDMRRFFRDPRTRLAFSFQTKYLGMSPYRCPSLFTILSFLEYEHGVFHPRGGCGAVALAMARVAERLGAEIRLDSPVDRIRFEGRRARGVDSGGRSFDADAVVMNADFAHAAPRLIPDHLRRRWPDRKIETARYSCSTFMLYLGVEGTFPQLAHHSILLAEDYERNLREVGEGTLPQTPSIYLQHAGATEDGMAPPGHSALYLLVPVPNLREGDARGLDWSRAASHYRELALDRVQKLGIGDLRPRIRHERMVTPMDWRDEFSVGFGATFNLAHDLRQMLAFRPGNRFNDVQGVYLVGGGTHPGSGLPVIYEGARISADLCLRDMGLHGVDTRLHGAVAATPAEA comes from the coding sequence ATGAATGCTCCTCTCTACGCTCCTTCGATCCGGTCCGACCGTCCGCAGGCGGTGGTCATTGGGGCCGGACCGGGCGGCCTCGCCGCCGCGATGCTCCTGGCCGCGCGGGGCGTGCGCGTCACCGTGCTGGAGAAGGACAGCATGGTCGGCGGCCGCAACCGGCGCCTGGAAGCCCCGGGCGGTTATCGCTTCGACCTCGGGCCGACCTTCTTCCTCTACCCGCGCATCCTGGAGGAGATCTTCCGCGACTGCGGTGCCGAGCTTCGCGACGAGGTGGAGCTCCTGCGCCTCGACCCGCAATACCGCTTGCTGTTCGAGCAGGGCGACGGCGGCGTCACGCTCGACGCGACCTCCGACCTGGACCGGATGGAGGCGGAGATCGCCAAGCTCGACCCGCGTGACGCGGGCAACCTGCGCCGCTTCCTGGCCGACAACCGCGCCAAGCTGAAGAGCTTCCGCCCGGTGCTGGAACGCGCCTTCACCCGCGCCGCCGACATGATGGCGCCGGACCTGCTGCGCGCCCTGCCGCATCTGCGCCCGGCGAAATCCGTGGATGGCGACATGCGGCGCTTCTTCCGCGATCCGCGCACGCGCCTCGCCTTCTCCTTCCAGACCAAGTACCTCGGGATGAGCCCCTATCGCTGCCCGAGCCTGTTCACCATCCTGAGCTTCCTGGAATACGAGCACGGCGTCTTCCACCCGCGCGGCGGCTGCGGCGCGGTGGCGCTGGCCATGGCGCGCGTGGCGGAACGCCTGGGCGCGGAGATTCGCCTCGACAGCCCGGTGGACCGCATCCGCTTCGAGGGCCGGCGCGCGCGCGGCGTGGACAGCGGCGGCCGCAGCTTCGACGCCGATGCGGTGGTGATGAACGCGGATTTCGCCCATGCCGCGCCGCGCCTGATCCCCGACCATCTCCGCCGCCGCTGGCCGGACCGCAAGATCGAGACGGCGCGCTATTCCTGCTCCACCTTCATGCTCTATCTCGGCGTGGAGGGCACCTTTCCGCAACTCGCGCACCACAGCATCCTGCTGGCCGAGGATTACGAGCGGAACCTGCGCGAGGTCGGCGAGGGCACGCTGCCGCAGACGCCCTCGATCTACCTGCAACATGCCGGCGCCACGGAGGACGGCATGGCCCCGCCCGGGCACAGCGCGCTCTACCTCCTCGTCCCCGTGCCCAACCTGCGGGAGGGCGATGCCCGCGGCCTGGACTGGTCCCGGGCGGCCAGCCACTACCGGGAATTGGCACTGGACCGTGTGCAGAAGCTCGGCATCGGCGACCTGCGCCCCCGCATCCGGCACGAGCGCATGGTGACGCCCATGGACTGGCGGGACGAGTTCTCCGTGGGCTTCGGCGCGACCTTCAACCTCGCGCACGACCTGCGGCAGATGCTGGCCTTCCGCCCCGGCAACCGCTTCAATGACGTGCAGGGCGTCTATCTTGTCGGCGGTGGCACGCATCCGGGCTCCGGCCTGCCGGTGATCTACGAAGGGGCGCGCATCAGCGCCGATCTCTGCCTGCGCGACATGGGCCTGCACGGCGTGGACACGCGGCTGCACGGCGCGGTGGCCGCCACGCCGGCGGAAGCCTGA
- a CDS encoding phytoene desaturase family protein, which translates to MARVVVIGSGLGGLAAAAVAQARGHQVTLFDKNPWLGGKAAVLELEAPDGSGRFRFDMGPTILTVPRVLRRIFAEAGRDQQAELPLIRLDPQWRCFFGDGTRIDLREDVPAMARAMEDFAPGRDLGPGYEKFQKLARHLHGVSEKFFFWKPVEDLFDTIDWRSNMQPGTMKDVLSLRMGQNVAKIIRSHVPDERLAQMLDHYCQYVGSNPYKAPAVLCSIGDMQASEGVWYPVGGTRAVAEGLAKLAGDLGADLRPGVEVTGFDIQDGPGGKSVKGVTANGEHIACDAVISNMDAIRTYKELVGGDTGRKYARKGYEPACSGVVLYLGLRKRYEHLAHHDFVFSRDAEEEFDSIYRRGEPAPDPTAYLAAPSASDPSVAPEGGEALYVLVHTPYLRPHHDWSRMLPAYRQTILDKLKRSAGMEDIEERIVVERALTPQDIHDRYKVLNGAIYGLASHGTFLGAFKPGNRSRAVKGLYLAGGTAHPGPGMPMVMMSGWIAADALDRDLGGRGMGAAAERAGLREADMPQAAE; encoded by the coding sequence ATGGCACGGGTGGTGGTGATCGGCTCCGGCCTGGGCGGCCTCGCCGCGGCGGCGGTGGCGCAGGCGCGCGGGCATCAGGTGACGCTCTTCGACAAGAACCCCTGGCTCGGCGGCAAGGCGGCGGTGCTGGAGCTGGAGGCGCCGGACGGCTCCGGCCGCTTCCGCTTCGACATGGGCCCGACCATCCTGACCGTGCCGCGCGTGCTGCGCCGGATCTTCGCCGAGGCCGGGCGCGACCAGCAGGCGGAGCTGCCGCTGATCCGCCTCGACCCGCAATGGCGCTGCTTCTTCGGGGATGGCACGCGCATCGACCTGCGGGAGGACGTGCCTGCCATGGCCCGCGCCATGGAGGATTTCGCGCCGGGCCGCGATCTCGGCCCCGGCTACGAGAAGTTCCAGAAGCTGGCGCGCCACCTGCACGGCGTGTCGGAGAAGTTCTTCTTCTGGAAGCCGGTCGAGGACCTCTTCGACACGATCGACTGGCGGAGCAACATGCAGCCCGGCACGATGAAGGACGTGCTGAGCCTCCGCATGGGCCAGAACGTCGCGAAGATCATCCGCAGCCACGTGCCGGACGAGCGCCTGGCGCAGATGCTGGACCACTACTGCCAGTATGTCGGCTCCAACCCCTACAAGGCGCCCGCTGTGCTCTGCTCGATCGGCGACATGCAGGCGAGCGAGGGTGTCTGGTATCCCGTCGGCGGCACGCGCGCCGTGGCGGAAGGGCTGGCGAAGCTGGCGGGCGACCTCGGCGCCGACCTGCGCCCGGGCGTGGAGGTCACCGGCTTCGACATCCAGGACGGTCCAGGGGGGAAAAGCGTGAAGGGCGTCACCGCCAATGGCGAGCACATCGCCTGCGACGCCGTCATCTCCAACATGGACGCCATCCGCACCTACAAGGAGCTGGTGGGCGGCGACACCGGCCGGAAATACGCGCGCAAGGGCTACGAGCCCGCCTGTTCCGGCGTGGTGCTCTATCTGGGCCTGCGGAAGCGCTACGAGCACCTGGCCCACCACGACTTCGTCTTCTCCCGCGACGCGGAGGAGGAGTTCGACAGCATCTATCGCCGGGGCGAGCCCGCGCCGGACCCGACCGCCTATCTTGCCGCGCCCTCCGCCAGCGATCCCTCCGTGGCGCCGGAAGGCGGCGAGGCGCTCTACGTCCTCGTCCACACCCCCTATCTGCGCCCGCATCACGACTGGTCGCGGATGCTGCCCGCCTACCGGCAGACCATCCTCGACAAGCTGAAGCGCAGCGCCGGGATGGAGGATATCGAGGAGCGCATCGTGGTGGAGCGCGCCCTGACACCGCAGGACATCCACGACCGCTACAAGGTGCTGAACGGCGCCATCTATGGCCTCGCCTCGCACGGCACTTTCCTCGGCGCCTTCAAGCCCGGCAACCGCTCGCGCGCCGTGAAGGGGCTCTACCTCGCCGGCGGCACCGCGCATCCGGGGCCCGGCATGCCGATGGTGATGATGTCCGGCTGGATCGCGGCGGATGCGCTGGACCGCGACCTCGGCGGGCGCGGCATGGGTGCGGCGGCGGAGCGGGCCGGGTTGCGGGAGGCCGACATGCCGCAGGCGGCCGAGTAG